A window from Erythrobacter sp. YJ-T3-07 encodes these proteins:
- a CDS encoding aspartyl protease family protein: protein MIARRSFLATTAAMGAAALSPARLLAQSNTITIPIRLTDKRVLIDCLLNGQGPWPLVVDTGGSVGLIEQAMVDRLGLKTVGKSPLGLIGAHRVYDMVLVDELSLGGVVRQTGALFAATDHVNFIEDAVGSLAAGVVTTIDSELDFGASQLRLYPSGAPDRSGWSRVEDAFVLEGNRYGSSWMFAPVTIAGQAFPVGLDTGAPTELRLSGEALEKSGLWDSPRWTPGSPDGKARIVRLPEIGFGGTVLTGLIATLTPKSPWTYFENGLVGLPILRRFDIATRPATKELFLRHNALPAPAPEYNRAGMWIDRAGKDVKVAVVGPGSPAAVAGIVPGDRLVGADFQGLIAVMQGPAGTVLPLEVRSKAGGTRRIDLTLADFL, encoded by the coding sequence ATGATCGCACGTCGCAGCTTCCTTGCCACCACCGCTGCGATGGGGGCGGCTGCGCTCTCCCCAGCCCGGCTGCTGGCCCAATCGAACACCATCACGATCCCGATCCGGCTGACCGACAAGCGCGTGCTGATCGACTGCCTGCTCAACGGGCAGGGGCCGTGGCCGCTGGTCGTCGATACCGGAGGGTCGGTCGGCCTGATCGAGCAGGCGATGGTGGATCGGCTGGGACTCAAGACAGTGGGCAAGAGCCCGCTCGGCCTGATTGGCGCGCACCGGGTGTACGATATGGTGCTGGTGGATGAGCTTTCGCTGGGCGGCGTGGTACGCCAGACCGGCGCTCTGTTCGCCGCGACCGACCACGTCAATTTCATCGAGGATGCAGTCGGATCGCTCGCCGCCGGGGTCGTCACAACCATCGACAGCGAGCTGGATTTCGGTGCGTCGCAATTGCGGCTCTATCCCTCCGGAGCACCCGACCGCAGCGGCTGGAGCCGGGTCGAAGATGCCTTCGTGCTGGAAGGCAACCGCTATGGCTCCAGCTGGATGTTCGCGCCGGTCACCATCGCGGGCCAAGCCTTCCCCGTCGGCCTCGACACCGGCGCACCGACCGAATTGCGGTTGAGCGGCGAGGCTCTGGAGAAAAGCGGCTTGTGGGATTCGCCCCGCTGGACTCCGGGGTCGCCCGACGGGAAAGCCCGCATCGTGCGGTTACCCGAGATCGGATTTGGCGGCACGGTCCTGACCGGGCTGATCGCAACGCTCACACCCAAAAGCCCGTGGACGTATTTCGAAAACGGACTGGTCGGCCTGCCGATCCTGCGCCGGTTCGACATCGCCACCCGGCCGGCGACGAAGGAGCTGTTCCTGCGCCACAACGCCCTGCCCGCACCCGCACCGGAGTATAACCGTGCGGGCATGTGGATCGATCGCGCAGGCAAGGACGTAAAGGTGGCGGTGGTCGGCCCTGGCAGCCCCGCAGCGGTCGCGGGGATCGTGCCGGGAGACCGGCTGGTCGGCGCCGATTTCCAAGGGCTGATCGCAGTCATGCAGGGGCCCGCCGGAACGGTCCTGCCGCTGGAGGTCAGGTCGAAGGCGGGCGGCACCCGCCGGATCGACCTGACCCTCGCCGACTTTCTCTAG
- a CDS encoding CDC48 family AAA ATPase: MADSETATEERIVRLQVAAARQEESGRGVARLPRSAMQTLGVTEGDVVQLSGKRSTAAIVIAAHDEDQALAVVRLDGLQRANAEVGSGEHVKIEAAQSRPATRVVFAPASREMRLQGPTQALKRNFFRKPIVSGDLVATTGQQPVQNMPPEVQRMFNAPAYALTQIRLRVISTAPKGIVHIDENTEIELRPDFEEPKAGRSVVNYDDVGGISETIQQLREMVELPLRYPELFTRLGVDPPKGVLLHGPPGTGKTRLAQAVANESDAEFFAINGPEIMGSGYGESEKRLREVFESANQAAPAIIFIDEIDSIAPKRDSVPGEAEKRLVAQLLTLMDGLESRANIVVIAATNRPDAIDEALRRPGRFDREIVIGVPDESGRREILAIHTRGMPLGEGVDLKELAKVTHGFVGADIAALAREAAIDAVRRIMPQIDLDAQTIPPEVLENLHVGRDDFLSALKRVQPSAMREVMVQVPDVSWSDLGGIDDAIEKLKEGIELPIKNREAFHRLGIRAAKGFLLYGPPGTGKTQLAKAVAKEADANFISMKSSDLLSKWYGESEQQIAKMFRRARAVSPCVIFIDEIDSLVPARGSGSMEPQVTGRVVNTILAEMDGLEELQSVVVIGATNRPTLVDPALLRPGRFDELVYVGTPDVNGREQILGIHTGAMPLADDVSLSKIAEETERFTGADLEDVVRRAGLVALHRAGADVQEVTMADFTEALKDSRASVTAKMEDEYRKMRGELKKRAAEPMPIGFITEGMVESTRASKHGD; this comes from the coding sequence ATGGCCGACAGCGAAACCGCCACCGAAGAAAGAATCGTCCGCCTTCAGGTGGCTGCGGCCCGTCAGGAAGAGAGCGGCCGCGGCGTTGCACGCCTGCCGCGCAGCGCGATGCAGACGCTCGGCGTGACCGAGGGCGACGTGGTCCAGCTGTCGGGCAAGCGCTCGACCGCCGCGATCGTGATCGCCGCGCATGACGAGGATCAGGCGCTTGCGGTGGTCCGCCTCGACGGTCTGCAGCGCGCCAATGCCGAGGTCGGATCGGGCGAGCACGTGAAGATCGAGGCCGCGCAATCGCGCCCAGCGACCCGCGTGGTCTTCGCGCCCGCCAGCCGCGAGATGCGGCTGCAGGGGCCGACCCAGGCGCTCAAGCGCAACTTCTTCCGCAAGCCGATCGTCAGCGGCGATCTGGTCGCCACCACCGGGCAGCAGCCGGTCCAGAACATGCCGCCCGAAGTGCAGCGCATGTTCAACGCGCCCGCCTATGCGCTCACCCAGATTCGCCTGCGCGTGATCAGCACCGCGCCCAAGGGCATCGTCCATATCGACGAGAATACCGAGATCGAGCTGCGGCCCGATTTCGAAGAGCCCAAGGCGGGCCGCTCCGTGGTGAACTACGACGATGTCGGCGGCATTTCCGAAACCATCCAGCAGCTGCGCGAAATGGTCGAGCTGCCGCTGCGCTATCCCGAACTGTTCACCCGGCTGGGTGTCGACCCGCCCAAGGGCGTGCTGCTGCATGGCCCGCCCGGAACCGGCAAGACGCGGCTGGCGCAGGCCGTCGCCAATGAAAGCGACGCGGAATTCTTCGCCATCAATGGGCCCGAGATCATGGGTTCGGGCTACGGCGAATCGGAGAAGCGGCTGCGCGAGGTGTTCGAAAGCGCCAACCAGGCCGCGCCTGCGATCATCTTCATCGACGAGATCGACTCGATTGCTCCCAAGCGCGACAGCGTGCCGGGCGAGGCGGAGAAACGCCTTGTCGCGCAGCTGCTCACGCTGATGGACGGGCTCGAATCGCGGGCCAATATCGTGGTCATCGCGGCGACCAACCGCCCCGATGCGATCGACGAGGCGCTGCGCCGTCCGGGCCGGTTCGACCGTGAAATCGTGATCGGCGTGCCCGACGAGAGCGGACGGCGCGAAATCCTCGCGATCCACACCCGCGGCATGCCGCTGGGCGAGGGCGTCGATCTCAAGGAACTGGCCAAGGTCACGCACGGATTCGTCGGCGCGGATATCGCCGCTCTTGCGCGCGAGGCCGCGATCGACGCGGTTCGCCGGATCATGCCGCAGATCGATCTCGACGCGCAAACCATCCCGCCCGAGGTGCTCGAGAACCTGCATGTCGGTCGCGACGATTTCCTCTCCGCGCTCAAACGCGTCCAGCCCTCCGCGATGCGCGAGGTGATGGTCCAGGTGCCCGATGTCAGCTGGAGCGATCTGGGCGGTATCGACGACGCGATCGAGAAGCTGAAGGAAGGGATCGAGCTTCCGATCAAGAACCGGGAGGCGTTTCACCGCCTCGGCATCCGCGCGGCCAAGGGCTTCCTGCTCTATGGCCCGCCGGGCACCGGCAAGACGCAGCTGGCCAAGGCGGTCGCGAAGGAGGCCGATGCGAACTTCATCTCGATGAAGAGCTCTGACCTGCTGTCCAAATGGTATGGCGAGAGCGAGCAGCAGATCGCCAAGATGTTCCGCCGCGCGCGTGCGGTCTCCCCATGCGTGATCTTCATCGACGAGATCGACTCGCTGGTCCCCGCGCGCGGGTCCGGAAGCATGGAGCCGCAGGTGACGGGCCGCGTGGTCAACACCATCCTTGCCGAGATGGACGGGCTGGAAGAGCTTCAGTCGGTCGTGGTGATCGGGGCAACCAACCGCCCCACGCTGGTCGATCCTGCATTGCTGCGGCCCGGCCGGTTCGACGAGCTGGTCTATGTCGGCACGCCCGACGTGAACGGGCGCGAGCAGATCCTCGGCATCCATACCGGCGCCATGCCTTTGGCCGACGATGTCAGCCTGTCGAAGATCGCCGAGGAGACCGAGCGTTTCACCGGGGCCGATCTGGAAGACGTGGTCCGCCGCGCCGGGCTGGTCGCGCTGCATCGCGCGGGCGCGGACGTGCAGGAGGTCACCATGGCCGACTTCACCGAGGCGCTGAAGGACAGCCGCGCATCCGTCACCGCCAAGATGGAGGACGAATACAGGAAGATGCGTGGCGAGCTGAAGAAGCGCGCGGCGGAGCCCATGCCGATCGGCTTCATCACCGAAGGCATGGTCGAATCGACCCGCGCATCGAAGCACGGCGACTGA
- a CDS encoding CoA transferase subunit A, with protein sequence MQKLYPDAAAALDGVLKDDMLIASGGFGLCGIPERLLDAIRDSGVKNLTFASNNAGIDNEGIGKLLRTKQVKKMISSYVGENKEFERQFLSAELEVEFCPQGTLAERMRAGGAGIPGFYTKTGVGTQVAEGKEVKQFDRGEGPEDYILEHGIFADLAIVKAWKADETGNVVFRKTARNFNVPAATCGKVCVVEVEEIVPTGSLDPDCIHLPGVFVQRMIVGAPYDKKIEFRTVREAA encoded by the coding sequence ATGCAGAAACTCTACCCCGATGCCGCCGCCGCACTCGACGGTGTGCTCAAGGACGACATGCTGATCGCCAGCGGAGGTTTTGGCCTTTGCGGCATCCCCGAAAGACTGCTCGACGCGATTCGCGACAGCGGGGTGAAGAACCTCACCTTCGCCAGCAACAACGCGGGGATCGATAACGAAGGCATCGGCAAGCTGCTGCGCACGAAGCAGGTGAAGAAGATGATCAGCAGCTATGTGGGCGAAAACAAGGAGTTCGAACGCCAGTTTCTCTCCGCCGAGCTCGAAGTCGAGTTCTGCCCGCAGGGAACGCTGGCGGAGCGGATGCGCGCAGGCGGCGCAGGCATTCCCGGCTTCTACACCAAGACCGGCGTCGGCACCCAGGTGGCCGAAGGCAAGGAAGTGAAGCAGTTCGACCGTGGCGAAGGGCCGGAGGATTACATTCTCGAACACGGAATCTTCGCCGACCTCGCCATCGTGAAGGCGTGGAAAGCGGACGAGACGGGCAATGTCGTGTTCCGCAAGACCGCGCGCAATTTCAACGTGCCCGCCGCCACCTGCGGCAAGGTGTGCGTGGTCGAGGTTGAGGAAATCGTGCCGACCGGATCGCTCGATCCCGATTGCATCCACCTGCCCGGCGTGTTCGTGCAGCGGATGATCGTGGGCGCGCCCTACGACAAGAAGATCGAATTCCGCACCGTGCGCGAGGCGGCCTGA
- a CDS encoding CoA transferase subunit B, with protein sequence MTEQTPGWTRDEMAARAARELQDGYYVNLGIGIPTLVANHIPEGMHVTLQSENGMLGIGPFPLEGEEDADLINAGKQTISELDHSAYFDSATSFAMIRGGHIDLTVLGAMEVAENGDIANWMIPGKMIKGMGGAMDLVAGVKKIIVVMDHTSKHGDPKFIPECTLPLTGTNVVDMVITNLGVFQRPDHDSAFRLIELAPGVTEEDITKSTTAKYEVALETA encoded by the coding sequence ATGACCGAGCAGACCCCCGGCTGGACCCGCGACGAGATGGCTGCGCGCGCCGCGCGCGAGCTTCAGGATGGCTATTACGTCAACCTGGGCATCGGCATCCCCACGCTGGTCGCCAACCACATTCCGGAAGGCATGCACGTGACGCTGCAGAGCGAGAACGGCATGCTCGGCATCGGTCCCTTCCCGCTGGAAGGCGAGGAAGACGCGGACCTGATCAACGCGGGCAAGCAGACAATCAGCGAGCTGGATCACTCCGCCTATTTCGACAGCGCGACCAGCTTTGCGATGATCCGCGGCGGGCATATCGACCTGACCGTGCTGGGCGCGATGGAAGTGGCTGAGAATGGCGACATCGCCAACTGGATGATCCCGGGCAAGATGATCAAGGGCATGGGCGGCGCGATGGATCTGGTCGCGGGCGTCAAGAAGATCATCGTGGTGATGGACCACACCAGCAAGCACGGCGATCCGAAGTTCATCCCCGAATGCACGCTGCCGCTGACCGGCACCAATGTGGTCGACATGGTCATCACCAACCTCGGCGTGTTCCAGCGCCCCGATCACGACAGCGCCTTCCGCCTGATCGAACTCGCGCCCGGCGTGACCGAAGAGGATATCACGAAGAGCACGACGGCGAAGTATGAGGTCGCGCTAGAAACCGCGTGA
- a CDS encoding CaiB/BaiF CoA-transferase family protein, with protein MWLDKPRNPHAPLAGLKVLELARILAGPFAGQTLADLGADVIKVEAPEGDGTRLWGPPFVEREDGAREAAYYHGCNRGKRGITADFRNADDLARVTALAAEADVVLENFLPGKLTKFGLDYASLSASNPSIVYCSISGFGQDGPRRNEPGYDFVIQAMSGFMALTGEPEGEPMKHGMSISDLFCGLYSTIAIQAALAMRARTGKGQHIDMALYDCSVALLAHQAQSFFATGENPPRMGNMHAQVSAYGVFPTKDGPIVLAPANDRLFRRLLEVFERHDLLGDERFATNEARIANRAEIDGIIAAETAAWDREALLAACREASVPAGPIYEVSEVFEEPQVQARGMTFPMAEGLTGLRSPFKFSAAELALGEPSPRLGQDD; from the coding sequence ATGTGGCTCGATAAACCCCGCAACCCGCACGCACCGCTGGCTGGCCTCAAGGTGCTCGAACTGGCGCGCATCCTCGCAGGGCCTTTCGCCGGACAGACACTCGCCGACCTCGGCGCGGATGTGATCAAGGTTGAAGCGCCCGAGGGCGACGGGACGCGGCTGTGGGGCCCGCCATTCGTGGAGCGCGAGGACGGCGCGCGCGAGGCTGCCTATTATCATGGCTGCAATCGCGGCAAGCGCGGCATCACCGCCGATTTTCGAAATGCGGACGATCTCGCCCGGGTGACCGCTCTCGCAGCCGAAGCCGACGTGGTGCTGGAGAATTTTCTGCCCGGCAAGCTGACCAAGTTCGGCCTCGACTACGCCAGCCTGTCCGCCTCCAATCCCAGCATCGTCTACTGCTCGATCTCCGGCTTCGGGCAGGACGGGCCGCGCCGCAACGAGCCGGGCTACGACTTCGTGATCCAGGCGATGAGCGGGTTCATGGCGCTGACCGGCGAGCCCGAGGGTGAGCCGATGAAACACGGCATGTCGATTTCTGACCTGTTCTGCGGGCTCTATTCGACCATCGCGATCCAGGCCGCGCTGGCGATGCGCGCGCGGACTGGCAAGGGTCAGCATATCGACATGGCGCTCTACGATTGCTCGGTCGCGCTGCTCGCCCATCAGGCGCAGAGCTTCTTCGCCACCGGCGAGAACCCGCCACGGATGGGCAACATGCACGCACAGGTCAGCGCCTATGGCGTGTTCCCGACGAAGGACGGCCCAATCGTGCTCGCGCCCGCGAACGACCGGCTGTTCCGCAGGCTGCTCGAAGTGTTCGAAAGGCACGACCTGCTGGGTGACGAACGCTTCGCCACCAACGAGGCGCGGATCGCCAACCGCGCCGAGATCGACGGGATCATCGCCGCCGAGACCGCTGCGTGGGATCGCGAAGCGCTGCTTGCAGCGTGCCGCGAGGCCAGCGTGCCCGCCGGGCCGATCTACGAGGTGTCCGAAGTGTTCGAGGAGCCGCAGGTGCAGGCGCGCGGGATGACCTTCCCGATGGCCGAAGGGCTGACCGGCCTGCGCAGCCCGTTCAAGTTCTCCGCCGCCGAGCTGGCGCTGGGCGAGCCTTCGCCCAGGCTCGGGCAGGACGACTAG
- a CDS encoding DUF418 domain-containing protein translates to MDRRGTTLTAPGPSGERVVALDALRGVAVAGIALMNVYIYALPPAAYFNPAAAGSESAIDWIVWAVSFVLVEDKFRSLFAMLFGAGVAILFERAQQAEKGHPLRDHALRMLVLFAIGGAHAILLANNDVLRLYAMAGLFLPLFLRLDTRRLLVMGGVLMVLHVGGGTLIAYQWLTAEPGTQQALLPASAFGANPEALSYGHMIGTESFAERLARRIAGFGPALETQVPAIPSTLSTMLVGAGLWRSGLLQGCWPRARCIALARKLALIAVPPLVLLMLVDVWSGFTGAVVGPVSLFWSLPFDLLLAIAYAALVMALFAGRDSALRRVLAATGRLSLTNYLLTSAVFALLFYSWGLGLYGTVSRGGAFATTAVPIALMMLWSPLWLARFRQGPFEWLWRGIARGRFGPIGR, encoded by the coding sequence ATGGACCGGCGCGGCACCACTCTGACCGCGCCCGGTCCCTCGGGAGAGCGGGTCGTCGCGCTCGATGCGCTGCGCGGCGTTGCCGTGGCGGGCATCGCGCTGATGAACGTCTACATCTACGCATTGCCGCCCGCGGCCTATTTCAACCCGGCAGCGGCGGGCAGCGAGAGCGCGATCGACTGGATCGTCTGGGCGGTCAGCTTCGTGCTGGTGGAAGACAAGTTCCGCAGCCTGTTCGCGATGCTGTTCGGCGCAGGGGTCGCGATCCTGTTTGAGCGGGCGCAGCAGGCCGAAAAGGGTCACCCGCTGCGCGACCATGCGCTGCGCATGCTGGTGCTGTTCGCGATCGGCGGTGCCCACGCGATCCTGCTCGCGAACAACGATGTGCTGAGGCTCTATGCGATGGCGGGCCTGTTCCTGCCTCTTTTCCTGCGGCTCGACACGCGCAGGCTGCTCGTCATGGGCGGCGTGCTGATGGTTCTGCACGTGGGCGGCGGCACGCTGATCGCCTATCAGTGGCTGACCGCAGAGCCGGGCACCCAGCAGGCGCTGTTGCCCGCCTCGGCCTTCGGCGCAAATCCCGAGGCACTGAGCTACGGACACATGATCGGCACCGAGAGCTTTGCCGAGCGGCTGGCGCGGCGCATCGCGGGGTTCGGCCCGGCGCTGGAGACCCAGGTACCTGCCATCCCGTCTACGCTGAGCACGATGCTGGTGGGGGCAGGCCTGTGGCGCAGCGGTCTCCTGCAGGGTTGCTGGCCGCGCGCTCGCTGCATCGCTCTGGCACGAAAACTGGCGCTGATCGCCGTGCCGCCGCTGGTGCTGCTGATGCTGGTCGATGTGTGGAGCGGCTTCACCGGCGCAGTGGTCGGCCCGGTCTCGCTGTTCTGGTCGCTGCCCTTCGATCTGTTGCTGGCCATCGCCTATGCCGCGCTGGTGATGGCGCTGTTCGCCGGTCGTGACAGCGCGCTGCGCCGCGTTCTGGCCGCGACCGGGCGGCTGTCCCTTACAAACTACCTGCTCACCAGCGCGGTGTTTGCGCTGCTGTTCTATTCGTGGGGGCTGGGCCTCTACGGGACTGTGTCGCGCGGCGGAGCGTTCGCGACTACTGCCGTTCCGATCGCGCTGATGATGCTGTGGTCGCCGCTCTGGCTGGCGCGTTTCCGGCAGGGCCCGTTCGAGTGGCTGTGGCGCGGCATCGCGCGCGGGCGCTTCGGCCCGATCGGGCGCTAG
- the metK gene encoding methionine adenosyltransferase produces the protein MRSSYIFTSESVSEGHPDKVSDQISDAIVDLMLSKDPESRVACETLTTTQRVVLAGEIRCTPMYDNGEWKPGAAEEIEQVVRDTVKEIGYEQSGFHWQTFTFENHLHGQSSEIAQGVDAGTDGSNKDEGAGDQGIMFGYACNETPDLMPATLDYSHKILQRLADDRKSGAAPFLEPDAKSQVTLRYENGKPVKAVAIVVSTQHAKGYDQGDKEAELKAYVKKAVGEVLPDGLIDGDTVWHINPTGAFEIGGPDGDAGLTGRKIIVDTYGGAAPHGGGAFSGKDPTKVDRSAAYITRYLAKNVVAAGLATHCTIQLSYAIGVSEPLSVYVDLHGTGTVSEEALEDAIRGMNKLGGLTPRGIRTHLGLNKPIYKQSAAYGHFGRTAAGDAFPWERTDLVDDLKAAVGK, from the coding sequence ATGCGCAGCAGCTATATCTTCACCTCCGAAAGCGTTTCCGAAGGCCATCCGGACAAGGTTTCCGACCAGATCTCGGACGCGATCGTCGATCTGATGCTCAGCAAGGACCCCGAATCGCGGGTCGCTTGCGAAACGCTCACCACCACGCAGCGCGTCGTGCTCGCGGGCGAGATTCGCTGCACGCCGATGTACGATAATGGCGAGTGGAAGCCGGGTGCCGCCGAAGAGATCGAGCAGGTCGTGCGCGATACGGTGAAGGAAATCGGCTACGAACAGAGCGGTTTCCACTGGCAGACCTTTACCTTCGAAAACCATCTGCACGGCCAGTCGAGCGAGATCGCGCAGGGCGTGGACGCCGGCACCGACGGGTCCAACAAGGATGAGGGCGCGGGCGACCAGGGCATCATGTTCGGCTATGCCTGCAACGAGACGCCCGACCTGATGCCCGCGACGCTCGATTACAGCCACAAGATCCTCCAGCGGCTGGCCGACGACCGCAAGTCGGGCGCGGCGCCGTTCCTCGAACCCGACGCCAAGAGCCAGGTCACGCTGCGTTACGAAAACGGCAAGCCGGTGAAGGCGGTCGCGATCGTCGTCTCGACCCAGCACGCCAAGGGTTACGACCAGGGCGACAAGGAAGCCGAGCTGAAGGCCTATGTGAAGAAGGCCGTGGGCGAAGTGCTGCCCGATGGCCTGATCGATGGCGATACGGTGTGGCATATCAACCCGACGGGCGCGTTCGAGATCGGCGGGCCGGACGGCGACGCCGGGCTTACGGGCCGCAAGATCATCGTCGATACCTATGGCGGTGCGGCCCCGCACGGTGGCGGCGCGTTCAGCGGCAAGGACCCGACCAAGGTCGACCGCTCCGCTGCCTACATCACCCGCTATCTGGCGAAGAACGTGGTGGCAGCGGGCCTCGCCACGCATTGCACGATCCAGCTGTCCTACGCGATCGGCGTCTCCGAGCCGCTGTCGGTCTATGTCGACCTGCACGGGACGGGCACGGTCTCCGAAGAGGCGCTGGAAGATGCGATCCGCGGCATGAACAAGCTGGGCGGCCTGACCCCGCGTGGCATCCGCACGCATCTTGGCCTCAACAAGCCGATCTACAAGCAGAGCGCGGCCTATGGCCATTTCGGTCGTACGGCAGCGGGCGACGCTTTCCCGTGGGAGCGGACCGACCTGGTCGACGACCTGAAGGCCGCAGTCGGCAAGTAA
- the lnt gene encoding apolipoprotein N-acyltransferase, with amino-acid sequence MLNRALPLALARPRLTLLVLGGLSALGFPPFHLWPLALLALGAAAVLIRFSPTVRGAFLRGWLFALAHFTVTNTWIATAFTHQDRMPAILGWLAVPLLSTFLALYPAIAFAAAYRLARGRSTLAYALALGGAWVLTEWLRATLFTGYAWGPFSLAMLGPFDRPGLAGLLPLTGTYALSGIAVVLAAMLIDQVLRREWLRFGIASVLLAVAMYWPVGAGREGELDYTLVQPDLDQDELNDPRQYEPSFLTLAALSARPPASGPERRLVLWPEGVLPDYLREGYPERFYAATTAGRDPAFARARLARVIGEGGLLLTGTTDLEVDGDTVTGAYNVVTVLNDQGEIAGSYRKAHLVPYGEYLPFRDVLEPLGLSRLVAGSIDFHPGPGPQTLDLGDYGRAGLQICYEIIFSGQVVDRANRPDYIVNPSIDGWFGPTGPPQHLAQARMRAIEEGLPVLRSTTTGISGVIDARGVVRQHMAMGEQARVEGKVPPAGAPTLFARLGNWLALIWALALLGGSLVVNRRRRV; translated from the coding sequence GTGCTGAACCGCGCGCTGCCCCTCGCCCTTGCGCGCCCACGCCTGACCCTGCTGGTTCTGGGCGGGCTGTCCGCGCTGGGCTTCCCGCCCTTCCACCTGTGGCCGCTCGCGCTGCTGGCTCTGGGCGCGGCTGCAGTGCTGATCCGCTTCAGCCCGACGGTGCGGGGCGCATTCCTGCGCGGATGGCTGTTCGCGCTCGCCCATTTCACCGTCACCAACACGTGGATCGCGACCGCCTTCACCCATCAGGACCGGATGCCCGCCATTCTCGGCTGGCTCGCGGTGCCGCTGCTGTCGACCTTCCTCGCGCTCTACCCTGCGATCGCCTTTGCCGCCGCCTACCGGCTGGCGCGTGGCCGCAGTACGCTGGCCTACGCGCTTGCGCTGGGCGGGGCCTGGGTGCTGACCGAGTGGCTGCGCGCGACCCTGTTCACCGGCTATGCCTGGGGGCCGTTCAGCCTCGCCATGCTCGGCCCGTTCGATCGGCCGGGGCTGGCCGGACTGCTTCCGCTGACCGGCACCTACGCGCTCTCGGGTATCGCGGTGGTGCTGGCCGCGATGCTGATCGACCAGGTGCTGCGCCGCGAATGGCTGCGCTTCGGGATCGCCTCGGTCCTGCTCGCGGTTGCGATGTACTGGCCGGTGGGGGCTGGGCGCGAGGGTGAGCTCGACTACACGCTGGTCCAGCCCGATCTCGATCAGGACGAACTGAACGATCCGCGCCAGTACGAGCCGAGCTTCCTCACCCTCGCCGCGCTCTCCGCCCGCCCGCCCGCGAGCGGGCCCGAGCGGCGGCTGGTGCTGTGGCCGGAGGGCGTGCTGCCGGACTATCTGCGCGAAGGCTATCCCGAGCGTTTCTACGCCGCGACCACCGCCGGGCGCGACCCCGCTTTCGCGCGAGCCCGGCTCGCCCGTGTCATCGGCGAGGGTGGGCTGCTGCTGACCGGGACGACCGATCTCGAGGTGGACGGCGACACCGTGACGGGGGCCTACAACGTCGTCACCGTGCTGAACGACCAGGGCGAGATCGCCGGCAGCTACCGCAAGGCGCATCTGGTGCCTTATGGCGAATATCTGCCGTTTCGCGATGTGCTGGAACCGCTCGGCCTGTCGCGGCTGGTGGCGGGCTCGATCGATTTCCATCCCGGCCCGGGTCCGCAGACGCTCGATCTGGGGGACTATGGCCGCGCGGGCCTGCAGATCTGCTACGAAATCATCTTCTCCGGTCAGGTGGTCGATCGCGCCAACCGCCCGGATTACATCGTGAACCCTTCGATCGACGGCTGGTTCGGGCCGACCGGGCCGCCGCAGCATCTGGCACAGGCGCGCATGCGCGCGATCGAGGAAGGCCTGCCGGTGCTCCGCTCGACCACCACCGGGATCAGCGGCGTGATCGACGCGCGGGGCGTCGTCCGCCAGCATATGGCAATGGGCGAGCAGGCGCGGGTCGAAGGCAAGGTGCCGCCCGCCGGGGCGCCGACGCTGTTCGCGCGGCTGGGCAACTGGCTGGCGCTGATCTGGGCGCTCGCACTCCTCGGCGGCTCCCTAGTTGTCAACCGGCGCAGGCGGGTTTAG
- a CDS encoding DUF4167 domain-containing protein, translated as MNNNSNRNNNNNRRRGRGNRNHGGGGNSSNRIDSRARGNAPQLLDKYKKLAQDAQHNGDRVQTEYYLQFADHYFRVIADNKARQDEQRAKRDTGRDRANDDTDEDDDDDRGNDNRSSGNRGDDNRNDERRKPKKGNRSERQRGRDRSDDDDASSDADSDANDGDDEFESDDNPFVRKRSSEPRRAAPKARKTTRKADRDDDDNGNDGQGEIDAAVLPPAIAAATAGDGEEDAKPVKAKPRRRTRKASDDGDDEALSAVG; from the coding sequence TTGAACAACAACAGTAATCGCAACAACAACAACAACCGGCGGCGCGGCCGCGGCAATCGCAATCACGGCGGGGGCGGTAACAGCTCCAACCGGATCGACAGCCGCGCACGGGGCAATGCACCCCAGCTGCTGGACAAGTACAAGAAGCTCGCGCAGGACGCCCAGCACAATGGCGACCGCGTGCAGACGGAGTACTACCTGCAGTTCGCGGACCACTATTTCCGCGTCATCGCCGACAACAAGGCCCGCCAGGACGAACAGCGCGCCAAGCGCGACACCGGGCGCGACCGTGCGAACGATGATACCGACGAAGACGACGATGACGATCGTGGCAACGACAACCGCAGCAGCGGCAATCGGGGCGACGACAATCGCAACGACGAACGGCGCAAGCCCAAGAAGGGCAACCGCAGCGAACGCCAGCGCGGTCGCGATCGCTCCGACGATGACGACGCGTCGTCCGATGCCGATTCCGACGCCAATGATGGCGACGACGAGTTCGAAAGCGACGACAACCCCTTCGTGCGCAAGCGCAGCAGCGAACCGCGCCGCGCCGCGCCGAAGGCCCGCAAGACCACGCGCAAGGCGGACCGGGACGACGACGATAACGGCAATGACGGTCAGGGCGAAATCGACGCTGCCGTCCTGCCGCCGGCGATCGCTGCCGCCACTGCGGGCGATGGTGAAGAGGATGCCAAGCCGGTCAAGGCCAAGCCGCGTCGGCGGACCCGCAAGGCATCCGATGATGGCGACGACGAGGCGCTGAGCGCGGTCGGCTGA